Proteins encoded within one genomic window of Ursus arctos isolate Adak ecotype North America unplaced genomic scaffold, UrsArc2.0 scaffold_7, whole genome shotgun sequence:
- the PRF1 gene encoding perforin-1, which produces MGARLFLPGLLLLLLPTPTPAPCRTATRNECRNNRVFVPGVALAGEGVDVTTLRRSGSFPVDTESFLRPDGTCTLCQNALQEDALQRLPLALTGWRAQGSGCQRQVVRAKASSTDGVAREAASNIRNDWRVGLDVSPKPSVNVQVTVAGSHSEMANFAAHKSHRDQYRFTTDLVVCRFYSFHLVHSPPLHPNFQRALSDLPPSFNTSTEADYLRLISSYGTHFIRSVELGGRISVLTALRTCELALDGLTANEVEDCLAVEAQVSISGRASSSSEFKACEEKKKQHKMETSFHQSYQERFSQIVGGHHTSVGNLLFGTQAGPEQFSAWMNSLLDRPGLVDYTLEPLHVLVESQDPRREALRQAVSKYVMDRARWKDCSRPCPPGQRKSPHNPCQCVCHSSATTNQDCCPRQRGLARLEVMNFQAAGLWGDHFTATDAYLKVFFGGQELRTNTVWNNNHPKWMTRLDFGDVLLSTGGPLRVQVWDQDNGWDDDLLGTCDQKAQTGSHEVRCHLNHGHLRFSYQAKCLPHLEGPTCLQYAPHGLLGAPPGNRSGPVW; this is translated from the exons ATGGGCGCCCGCCTGTTCCTCCCGGGCCTCCTCCTCCTATTGCTGCCCACGCCCACCCCGGCACCCTGCCGCACGGCCACCCGCAATGAGTGCCGGAACAACCGCGTGTTCGTACCTGGCGTGGCGCTGGCCGGGGAGGGTGTGGACGTGACCACGCTCAGGCGCTCGGGCTCCTTCCCAGTGGACACAGAGAGCTTCCTGCGCCCCGACGGCACCTGCACCCTCTGCCAGAATGCCCTGCAGGAGGACGCCCTCCAGCGCCTGCCCCTGGCACTGACCGGCTGGCGCGCCCAGGGCTCAGGCTGCCAGCGCCAAGTGGTCAGGGCCAAGGCCAGCTCCACCGACGGCGTGGCCAGGGAGGCGGCCAGCAACATTCGCAACGACTGGCGGGTGGGGCTGGATGTGTCTCCCAAACCCAGCGTCAATGTGCAGGTGACCGTGGCCGGCTCGCACTCCGAGATGGCCAACTTCGCTGCCCACAAGAGCCACCGGGACCAGTATAGGTTCACCACTGACTTGGTGGTATGTCGCTTCTACAG TTTTCACCTGGTACActctcccccactccaccccaacTTCCAGAGGGCCCTCAGCGACCTGCCCCCCAGCTTCAACACCTCCACAGAGGCTGACTACCTCAGGCTCATCTCCAGCTACGGCACCCACTTCATCCGGTCCGTGGAGCTGGGCGGCCGGATCTCGGTGCTCACTGCCCTGCGCACCTGTGAGCTGGCCCTGGACGGGCTCACGGCCAACGAGGTGGAGGACTGCCTGGCCGTCGAGGCCCAGGTCAGCATAAGTGGCCGCGCCAGCTCGTCATCAGAATTCAAGGCCTgtgaggagaagaagaagcagcacaAGATGGAGACCTCCTTCCACCAGTCCTACCAGGAACGCTTTTCCCAAATAGTCGGGGGCCACCACACCTCCGTGGGCAACCTGCTGTTTGGGACCCAGGCCGGGCCGGAGCAGTTCTCAGCCTGGATGAACTCACTGCTGGACAGACCCGGCCTGGTGGACTATACCCTGGAACCCCTGCACGTGCTCGTGGAGAGCCAGGACCCCCGGCGGGAGGCGCTCAGGCAGGCCGTGAGCAAGTACGTGATGGACCGGGCCCGCTGGAAGGACTGCAGCAGGCCCTGCCCCCCGGGACAGCGGAAGAGCCCCCACAACCCATGCCAGTGCGTGTGCCACAGCTCGGCGACCACCAACCAGGACTGCTGCCCCCGGCAGAGGGGCCTGGCCCGCTTGGAGGTTATGAACTTCCAGGCGGCAGGCCTGTGGGGAGATCACTTCACCGCCACAGACGCCTATCTGAAAGTCTTCTTCGGAGGCCAGGAGCTGAGAACCAACACGGTGTGGAACAACAACCACCCCAAGTGGATGACGCGGCTGGACTTCGGGGACGTGCTCCTGTCCACGGGGGGGCCCCTGAGGGTGCAGGTCTGGGACCAAGACAATGGCTGGGACGACGACCTCCTCGGCACCTGTGACCAGAAAGCACAGACTGGCTCCCATGAGGTGAGATGCCACCTGAACCACGGTCACCTGAGATTCTCCTACCAGGCCAAGTGCTTGCCTCACCTGGAGGGGCCTACCTGCCTGCAGTATGCCCCCCACGGTCTTCTGGGGGCTCCTCCAGGAAACCGGAGCGGGCCGGTGTGGTGA